One window from the genome of Flavobacterium agricola encodes:
- the leuS gene encoding leucine--tRNA ligase — protein MKYNPNEIEAKWQKYWSDNQTFQAVNNAAKPKYYILDMFPYPSGAGLHVGHPLGYIASDIYSRYKRHQGFNVLHPQGYDSFGLPAEQYAIQTGQHPAITTETNINRYREQLDKLGFSFDWSREVRTSTPEYYKHTQWIFIELFNSWYNKDTDKAENISTLVALFEQNGNANVHAVADDNIPVFTAAQWQAYTADEKESILLKYRLTYLAETEVNWCPALGTVLANDEIINGLSERGGHPVIRKKMTQWSMRISAYAERLLQGLETIDWSESIKESQRNWIGKSVGASVTFKVKDADAEIEVFTTRPDTIFGVNFMTLAPEHELVAQLTTAEQKDAVQAYVTATAKRSERERMTDVKTITGVFTGAYAEHPFTKQPVAIWIGDYVLAGYGTGAVMAVPCGDERDYAFAKHFAGQKGMPEIVNIFNQDISEGAYTEKDGFELINSDFLNGLDYKAALPKAIEALEQIGQGKAKVNYRLRDAVFSRQRYWGEPFPVYYVNGLPKMIDPKHLPIVLPEVEKYLPTEDGQPPLGNASVWAWNTETNQVVANTEINNKTIFPLELNTMPGWAGSSWYWLRYMDAQNETEFANPDAIAYWENVDLYIGGNEHATGHLLYSRFWNKFLKDRGFVAAEEPFKKLINQGMILGTSALVYRIEGTNTFVSKGKIGDHKVQPIHADVALVNASSELDIEGFKAWRPDFANAEFILEDSGKYIVGHEVEKMSKSKFNVVNPDDIANEFGADTLRLYEMFLGPLEQAKPWNTAGITGVFGFLKKLWKLYADDNGIVITDEEPTKEMYKTLHKTIKKVTEDIENFSFNTSVSQFMICVNELAQQKCHHRAILEPLAILVSPYAPHIAEELWSMLGHQESIAYAAFPKFDASYLVESEKEYPVSFNGKMRFTITLPLDLSVQEIEKIVMADERTQAQLQGREPKKVIIVPGKIINIAG, from the coding sequence ATGAAATATAATCCAAACGAAATCGAAGCCAAGTGGCAAAAGTACTGGAGCGATAACCAAACGTTTCAAGCAGTTAATAACGCAGCTAAACCTAAGTATTATATTTTAGACATGTTTCCTTATCCATCAGGAGCAGGTTTACACGTAGGGCATCCGTTAGGTTATATTGCCTCAGATATTTATTCGCGTTACAAACGCCATCAGGGGTTTAACGTACTGCATCCGCAAGGTTATGATTCTTTTGGATTACCGGCAGAGCAATATGCTATTCAAACCGGCCAACATCCGGCTATTACTACCGAAACTAATATTAATCGCTACCGCGAACAATTAGATAAACTTGGATTTAGTTTTGATTGGAGCCGTGAAGTACGCACATCAACGCCAGAATATTACAAACATACGCAATGGATTTTTATTGAGTTGTTTAATTCTTGGTATAATAAAGATACCGATAAGGCCGAAAACATTTCAACTTTAGTTGCGCTTTTTGAACAAAACGGAAATGCAAATGTTCATGCTGTTGCAGATGATAATATTCCTGTTTTTACAGCTGCACAATGGCAAGCTTATACAGCAGACGAAAAAGAAAGCATTTTATTAAAATACCGTTTAACGTATTTAGCAGAAACCGAAGTTAACTGGTGCCCGGCATTAGGAACGGTTTTAGCTAATGACGAAATAATTAACGGGCTTTCAGAGCGCGGAGGGCATCCGGTTATTCGCAAAAAAATGACGCAATGGTCGATGCGAATTTCTGCTTATGCAGAGCGCTTGTTACAAGGTTTAGAAACTATTGATTGGTCTGAATCTATTAAAGAATCGCAACGCAATTGGATTGGTAAGTCGGTTGGTGCATCAGTAACTTTTAAAGTTAAAGATGCTGATGCTGAAATAGAAGTTTTTACCACACGCCCCGATACCATCTTTGGCGTGAATTTTATGACTTTAGCTCCAGAACATGAATTGGTAGCTCAACTTACTACAGCAGAACAAAAGGATGCCGTACAAGCTTACGTTACTGCAACAGCTAAACGCTCGGAACGCGAACGTATGACCGATGTTAAAACCATTACTGGGGTATTTACTGGTGCGTATGCAGAACATCCGTTTACCAAACAACCTGTAGCAATTTGGATTGGCGATTATGTATTAGCAGGATACGGAACCGGAGCAGTTATGGCTGTACCTTGTGGTGACGAACGTGATTATGCGTTTGCTAAACATTTTGCAGGCCAAAAAGGCATGCCAGAAATTGTAAATATTTTTAATCAAGATATTTCAGAAGGTGCCTATACCGAAAAAGATGGTTTTGAATTAATTAATTCTGACTTTTTAAACGGTTTAGATTATAAAGCTGCTTTGCCTAAAGCAATTGAAGCTTTAGAACAAATTGGCCAAGGTAAGGCAAAAGTAAATTACCGCTTGCGTGATGCAGTTTTTTCACGTCAGCGTTATTGGGGTGAACCATTTCCGGTATATTATGTAAACGGATTACCTAAAATGATTGATCCAAAACATTTACCAATTGTTTTACCCGAAGTAGAAAAGTATTTACCAACAGAAGACGGACAGCCACCATTAGGTAACGCATCTGTTTGGGCTTGGAACACCGAAACAAATCAAGTTGTTGCTAATACAGAAATTAACAACAAAACTATCTTTCCGCTAGAATTAAATACTATGCCAGGTTGGGCTGGTTCTTCTTGGTACTGGTTGCGTTATATGGATGCGCAAAATGAAACCGAATTTGCAAACCCAGATGCAATAGCATATTGGGAAAACGTAGATTTATACATTGGTGGTAACGAGCACGCAACGGGACATTTATTATATTCTCGTTTTTGGAACAAGTTTTTAAAAGATCGTGGTTTTGTTGCAGCGGAAGAACCGTTTAAAAAACTGATAAACCAAGGTATGATTTTAGGTACTTCAGCACTTGTTTACCGCATTGAAGGTACTAACACGTTTGTATCTAAAGGAAAAATTGGTGATCATAAAGTACAACCTATTCATGCTGATGTTGCTTTAGTTAACGCATCGTCTGAATTAGATATTGAAGGATTTAAAGCTTGGCGCCCTGATTTTGCTAATGCAGAATTTATTTTAGAAGATTCTGGTAAATACATTGTAGGGCATGAAGTAGAAAAAATGTCTAAATCTAAATTCAATGTTGTAAATCCAGACGATATTGCTAACGAATTTGGAGCAGATACATTACGTTTATACGAAATGTTTTTAGGTCCGTTAGAACAAGCTAAACCATGGAATACTGCTGGAATTACAGGCGTTTTTGGTTTCCTTAAAAAACTTTGGAAGTTGTATGCTGATGATAACGGAATTGTTATTACAGATGAGGAGCCAACTAAAGAAATGTATAAAACCTTACATAAAACCATTAAAAAAGTAACTGAAGATATTGAAAACTTTTCTTTCAATACCTCAGTTTCTCAGTTCATGATTTGTGTAAACGAATTGGCACAACAAAAATGCCATCACCGTGCTATTTTAGAACCTTTAGCTATTTTAGTTTCTCCATATGCACCGCACATTGCTGAAGAATTATGGAGCATGTTAGGACATCAAGAATCTATTGCTTACGCAGCTTTTCCTAAATTTGATGCTTCGTATTTAGTAGAATCTGAAAAAGAATATCCGGTGTCGTTCAACGGTAAAATGCGTTTCACTATTACTTTACCTTTAGATTTATCGGTTCAGGAAATAGAAAAAATAGTTATGGCAGACGAAAGAACGCAAGCGCAACTGCAAGGGCGCGAACCTAAAAAAGTAATTATTGTACCAGGTAAAATTATAAACATTGCCGGTTAA
- a CDS encoding DUF3098 domain-containing protein: MEKETKQNLLFSAYQYKILIGGIVAIALGFILMIGGGSDNPEVYSDAIFSFRRIHLAPTIVLLGFAICVYSIFAKQKVK, translated from the coding sequence ATGGAAAAAGAAACAAAACAGAATCTGTTATTTTCTGCATATCAGTATAAAATTCTAATTGGTGGTATTGTTGCCATTGCCCTTGGTTTTATATTAATGATTGGCGGCGGTAGCGACAACCCAGAAGTTTACAGCGACGCTATTTTTAGCTTTAGACGCATTCACTTAGCACCAACAATAGTTTTATTGGGCTTTGCTATTTGCGTATATTCTATTTTTGCTAAACAGAAAGTGAAGTAA
- a CDS encoding undecaprenyl-diphosphate phosphatase: protein MEVIKAIIVGIVQGLTEFLPVSSSGHIVIAQEILGLKYEEDQNLMFAIILHFATALSTIVVFRKDILEIIKGLFQFKWNEQTQFSLKIILSMIPAVIVGLFLKDTLEELFSNLRLVGFMLLITATLLYIADKAKSTGKDISYKDSIIIGLAQAVAALLPGISRSGSTISTSIILSDDKAKAARFSFLMVLPLIIGAAAKEYLDASKAEAALTFDILPLACGFLAAFISGLFACKWMIEFVKKAKLKYFSIYCSIVGVFVILYTFLK, encoded by the coding sequence ATTGAAGTTATTAAAGCCATAATTGTTGGTATTGTACAAGGATTAACCGAATTTTTACCTGTGTCATCGAGCGGGCACATTGTAATTGCACAAGAAATTTTAGGATTAAAATACGAAGAAGACCAAAACTTAATGTTTGCCATTATTTTGCACTTTGCAACAGCATTAAGCACCATTGTGGTTTTCAGAAAAGATATTTTAGAAATTATAAAAGGTTTGTTTCAGTTTAAATGGAACGAACAAACGCAGTTTTCTTTAAAAATTATTCTTTCTATGATTCCAGCAGTAATTGTTGGACTGTTTTTAAAAGATACGCTAGAAGAATTATTTTCTAACCTGCGCTTAGTTGGTTTTATGCTATTAATTACCGCAACCTTATTGTACATAGCCGATAAAGCAAAAAGCACAGGAAAAGATATTAGTTATAAAGATTCTATAATTATTGGTTTAGCACAAGCTGTTGCTGCGTTGCTACCCGGAATTTCGAGATCAGGATCAACCATTTCAACATCAATCATTTTGAGCGATGATAAAGCTAAAGCAGCCCGCTTTTCGTTTTTAATGGTTTTGCCTTTAATAATTGGTGCTGCTGCTAAAGAATATTTAGATGCATCTAAAGCAGAAGCTGCATTAACTTTTGATATTTTACCTTTAGCTTGTGGTTTTTTAGCTGCATTTATTTCGGGCTTATTTGCTTGTAAATGGATGATTGAATTTGTTAAAAAAGCCAAGCTTAAATATTTTTCAATCTATTGTTCTATTGTAGGAGTTTTTGTAATCCTATATACATTTTTAAAATAA
- a CDS encoding cell division protein FtsX encodes MASSYDKFQRRRLISSYFSVVISIFLVLFLLGALGLFLIHSEKISNNFKEKIPMSVYFKDEANDSILKAFDAELASKNYLKGYVFISKEEAAANNKDIVGEDFMQFLGMNPLPNSFDLNLLGAYVESDSLAQIEADFKNNPHIAEVIYDKRLVDLANENIKRITYWTLIISGIFMVISMLLINSALRLSIYSNRFVIKTMQMVGATKAFIRKPFIKRSLLLGLIGSVLAIIGLIILLVYVNKWFPSLGILQDYGAMAIVFVGVLLFGFFITFVSTFFATQRFLNLRTDDLY; translated from the coding sequence ATGGCATCATCATACGACAAGTTTCAGCGACGAAGATTAATTTCATCCTACTTTTCTGTAGTAATTAGTATTTTTTTAGTGCTTTTTTTACTGGGCGCTTTGGGCTTGTTTTTAATTCATTCAGAAAAAATATCGAATAATTTTAAAGAAAAGATTCCGATGTCGGTTTATTTTAAAGATGAAGCGAACGATTCTATTCTTAAAGCTTTTGATGCAGAATTGGCAAGTAAAAACTACTTAAAAGGTTATGTATTTATTTCTAAAGAAGAAGCAGCGGCAAACAATAAAGATATTGTAGGCGAAGATTTTATGCAGTTTTTAGGAATGAATCCGTTACCAAATTCATTTGATTTAAATTTATTAGGTGCTTATGTAGAAAGCGATAGCTTAGCACAAATTGAAGCCGATTTTAAAAACAACCCGCATATTGCCGAAGTTATTTACGACAAACGTTTGGTTGATTTAGCTAACGAAAATATTAAACGCATTACCTACTGGACCTTAATTATTAGCGGTATTTTTATGGTAATTTCTATGCTGTTAATTAACAGCGCGCTGCGTTTATCTATATATTCTAACCGATTTGTAATTAAAACCATGCAAATGGTAGGTGCAACCAAAGCCTTTATTCGCAAACCTTTTATTAAGCGCAGCTTATTATTGGGTTTAATAGGTTCTGTACTAGCAATTATTGGCCTAATTATTTTATTGGTTTATGTAAACAAATGGTTTCCGAGTTTAGGCATATTGCAAGATTATGGCGCTATGGCTATTGTTTTTGTAGGCGTACTTTTATTCGGCTTTTTTATCACCTTTGTTAGTACCTTTTTTGCAACACAACGATTTTTAAATTTACGTACAGACGATTTATATTAA